A section of the Ornithinimicrobium sufpigmenti genome encodes:
- a CDS encoding NAD(P)/FAD-dependent oxidoreductase: MPECVVIVGSSVAGVRCAQALRSAGYDGQLVLVGAEAQFPYDKPPLSKQLLTGAWSAEEIRLAEPAELEDAGIELRLGVAARGVDVTQRQIELGDGSRLGYDRLVIATGVRPRPLPWRADPAVVRTIRTQDDALSLRKRLLASEDPLVVIGGGFIGAEVAASATELGRRCTIVEALPAPFSRVLGPTAGSLIARLHAENGVEVIAGAAVVGIKHVGAASVVQLADGRSLAAGTVVAGIGCVPNTEWLESSGIMLDDGVVTDEFCRARGVQDVYAIGDVARWFDARDGVHRRSEHWTHAFQQAQLAAHNILNPQDLQANTKAPYFWSDQHGMKIQMVGHCAADDDMEVLRRQTPGGERDVVLYSRGGRHTACAVFGWPQLVPKLRRAWEADLPVHEVVDLIDAAAVSAPIPAVSEV; encoded by the coding sequence ATGCCTGAGTGCGTGGTCATCGTCGGGTCCTCGGTCGCAGGGGTCCGGTGCGCCCAGGCGCTCCGGTCCGCCGGCTATGACGGCCAGCTTGTCCTGGTCGGGGCCGAGGCGCAGTTCCCGTACGACAAGCCGCCACTGTCGAAGCAGCTCCTGACAGGGGCGTGGTCGGCCGAGGAGATTCGTCTGGCCGAGCCGGCGGAGCTGGAGGACGCGGGGATCGAGCTACGCCTGGGCGTTGCCGCTCGTGGTGTGGACGTGACCCAGCGTCAAATCGAGCTGGGCGACGGGTCGCGCCTGGGTTATGACCGGTTGGTCATCGCCACCGGTGTGCGACCACGCCCCCTGCCATGGCGGGCCGATCCAGCCGTCGTGCGGACAATCCGCACGCAGGATGACGCGTTGAGCCTGCGCAAGCGGTTGCTCGCCTCTGAAGATCCCCTTGTGGTCATCGGAGGAGGTTTCATCGGTGCCGAGGTTGCGGCGTCGGCCACGGAGCTGGGCCGTCGGTGCACCATCGTTGAGGCTCTCCCGGCGCCGTTCTCCCGGGTTCTCGGCCCGACCGCGGGCTCGTTGATCGCTCGGCTGCATGCCGAGAACGGCGTCGAGGTCATCGCCGGGGCCGCCGTGGTGGGCATCAAGCACGTCGGTGCCGCCAGTGTGGTCCAGCTCGCCGACGGGCGCTCGCTCGCAGCGGGCACGGTGGTGGCCGGGATCGGCTGCGTGCCCAACACCGAGTGGCTCGAGTCCTCGGGCATCATGCTCGATGACGGGGTGGTCACCGATGAGTTCTGCCGTGCGAGAGGCGTGCAGGATGTCTATGCCATCGGTGACGTCGCCCGGTGGTTTGACGCACGCGACGGTGTCCACCGACGTAGTGAGCATTGGACGCATGCCTTCCAGCAGGCGCAGTTGGCGGCCCACAACATACTGAACCCCCAGGACCTGCAGGCGAACACCAAGGCGCCGTACTTCTGGTCCGACCAGCACGGAATGAAGATCCAAATGGTGGGTCACTGCGCGGCGGACGACGACATGGAGGTGCTGCGCCGTCAGACCCCCGGTGGCGAACGCGACGTCGTGCTCTATTCACGCGGCGGTCGGCACACGGCGTGCGCTGTCTTCGGATGGCCCCAGCTGGTGCCGAAGCTGCGCCGTGCCTGGGAGGCGGATCTTCCCGTGCATGAGGTGGTTGACCTGATCGACGCCGCAGCTGTGAGTGCGCCTATCCCTGCGGTCAGTGAGGTATGA
- a CDS encoding aromatic-ring-hydroxylating dioxygenase subunit beta — protein MKDEDIRIQYEIEQFLYQESHLLDSNRQGEWLDLLHDEFVYRLPVPVAREEPSQPQHDPVLEYANESKSFLSMRFHRIDSDFAWAERPSAYVRHFVSNVQVETEVEGRAWTVSSNVLVSRSRLPDPPSVASARRVDRIVRQGERLLLRERVVYLDTEVPTDSQLGSIF, from the coding sequence ATGAAGGACGAAGACATCCGGATCCAGTACGAGATCGAGCAGTTCCTCTACCAGGAGTCGCACCTGCTCGACAGCAACCGTCAGGGCGAGTGGCTTGACCTGCTGCATGACGAGTTCGTCTACCGCCTGCCGGTGCCGGTGGCCCGCGAAGAGCCCAGCCAGCCGCAGCATGACCCGGTCCTTGAGTACGCCAACGAGTCGAAGAGCTTTCTCTCGATGCGGTTCCATCGCATTGACTCCGACTTCGCCTGGGCGGAGCGGCCCTCCGCATACGTGCGGCACTTCGTCAGCAACGTCCAGGTGGAGACCGAGGTGGAGGGCCGGGCGTGGACGGTTTCATCCAACGTTCTGGTGAGCCGGTCCCGGCTGCCTGATCCTCCGTCGGTAGCCTCCGCGCGCCGGGTCGACCGCATCGTGCGGCAGGGTGAACGGTTGCTCCTGCGGGAACGGGTCGTCTACCTCGATACCGAGGTGCCGACCGACTCTCAGCTCGGGTCGATCTTCTGA
- a CDS encoding SRPBCC family protein, with protein MFATWNPDAPPLMDFLGDYAWYLKAFFELFPGGMEVYGGAHQVDIRGNWKIHAENFSGDGYHLQNAHRTMFDLGVMGEQAGAVEGFVVNVPTGHSIRAQYVVDEGTPHIPFGYEEALLAEAGRTLEQEQVKFRQRTSVIHGLVYPNLLLITTAPLYFGEDAKGSTAFTQLRSVTPIDAHHHRVTYWSLVPKDASDEWKAKSYLYSTRQHGAASYFEADDLENFRRIDAALGDQVAGTDPFNYELGEGVATATVPPWKGPGNVVHQDLTEANQRNMVRRYLQQMGTEA; from the coding sequence GTGTTCGCCACGTGGAACCCGGACGCTCCGCCGCTCATGGACTTTCTCGGTGACTACGCCTGGTACCTCAAGGCCTTCTTCGAGCTGTTCCCCGGAGGGATGGAGGTCTACGGCGGCGCCCACCAGGTCGACATCCGGGGCAACTGGAAGATCCACGCCGAGAACTTCTCCGGTGACGGATATCACCTGCAGAACGCTCACCGCACGATGTTCGACCTCGGGGTCATGGGGGAGCAGGCCGGCGCGGTGGAAGGCTTCGTGGTGAACGTCCCGACCGGGCACTCGATCCGCGCCCAGTACGTCGTCGACGAGGGCACTCCGCACATCCCGTTCGGGTATGAGGAGGCGCTCCTGGCGGAAGCCGGCCGGACCCTGGAGCAGGAGCAGGTCAAGTTCCGTCAGCGGACGTCCGTGATCCACGGTCTTGTCTATCCCAACCTGCTGCTCATCACCACGGCCCCCCTGTACTTCGGCGAGGACGCCAAGGGGTCGACCGCCTTCACCCAGCTGCGTTCGGTCACCCCGATCGACGCGCACCACCACCGGGTGACGTACTGGTCGTTGGTGCCCAAGGACGCCAGCGACGAGTGGAAGGCCAAGTCCTATCTGTACAGCACGCGGCAGCACGGTGCGGCCTCCTACTTCGAGGCTGACGACCTGGAGAACTTCCGCCGCATCGACGCTGCGCTCGGGGACCAGGTGGCCGGCACCGACCCGTTCAACTACGAGCTCGGCGAGGGTGTGGCCACCGCTACGGTGCCGCCGTGGAAGGGCCCCGGCAACGTGGTCCACCAGGACCTGACCGAGGCCAACCAGCGCAACATGGTCCGGCGCTACCTGCAGCAGATGGGAACGGAGGCGTGA
- a CDS encoding IS3 family transposase (programmed frameshift) — protein sequence MTMTTADVGTDDGVMSPRADQPKRRRFTAEFKAAILAEYDAAERGERGAILRREGLYSSHIIEWRKAAQAGAQAGLGGKRRDRQERELQALRARAEKAEAELARTKAALDLGGKSTRALGDALRERGQAAAVAAVIDPAVDDLAEQVGTAAACALLGRSRAGHYRAKNPPRPRPTTPRPAPANKLTEAERAHVLAVLTSQEFADKSVAQAWATLLDEGTYLCSQSTMHRILREHDMAGERRRQATHPARTRPELVATGPGQVWSWDITKLRGPERGVYYDLYVVLDIFSRFVVAWTIAAREDADIAKNMLEQAMGVHGVPDAVHADRGTSMTSKPVAQLLVDLGVARSHSRPHVSNDNPYSEAAFKTLKYAPVFPERFGSLADAGAFAEQFFAYYNHEHRHSGIGLHTPASVHYGTVGQVRAQRQSTLDAAYAAHPERFGHRRPQAPKLPQAAWINQPSQESLIQTA from the exons ATGACGATGACGACTGCTGATGTCGGCACCGATGATGGGGTCATGTCCCCTCGTGCTGACCAGCCGAAGCGGCGGAGGTTCACCGCCGAGTTCAAGGCCGCGATCCTTGCCGAGTACGACGCCGCGGAACGTGGTGAGCGGGGCGCGATCTTGCGCCGGGAAGGGTTGTACAGCTCGCACATCATCGAGTGGCGCAAGGCAGCGCAGGCCGGTGCGCAGGCCGGGTTGGGTGGCAAGCGACGAGACCGCCAGGAACGGGAGCTGCAGGCGCTGCGGGCACGGGCGGAGAAGGCCGAGGCCGAGCTCGCCCGCACGAAAGCTGCCCTGGATCTGG GTGGGAAAAGCACACGCGCTCTTGGAGACGCTCTCCGAGAGCGCGGACAAGCCGCCGCGGTCGCGGCGGTGATCGACCCGGCCGTCGACGACCTGGCTGAGCAGGTCGGCACCGCAGCTGCGTGCGCCCTGCTGGGCCGCTCCCGCGCGGGTCACTACCGGGCCAAGAACCCGCCCCGGCCACGCCCGACGACACCGCGCCCGGCCCCGGCGAACAAGCTCACCGAGGCTGAACGGGCGCACGTGCTGGCGGTGCTGACCAGCCAGGAGTTCGCGGACAAGTCGGTCGCCCAGGCCTGGGCCACGCTGCTGGACGAGGGCACCTACCTGTGCTCGCAGTCCACGATGCACCGCATCCTGCGCGAGCACGACATGGCCGGCGAACGACGCCGGCAGGCCACCCACCCAGCCAGGACCAGGCCCGAGCTGGTGGCAACCGGCCCTGGACAGGTTTGGAGCTGGGACATCACGAAGCTGCGAGGACCGGAGCGGGGCGTGTACTACGACCTGTACGTCGTGCTCGACATCTTCTCCCGGTTCGTCGTGGCCTGGACCATCGCGGCCCGCGAGGACGCCGACATCGCCAAGAACATGCTCGAGCAGGCCATGGGCGTGCACGGTGTCCCGGACGCGGTGCACGCCGACCGGGGCACCTCGATGACCTCCAAACCGGTCGCGCAGCTGCTGGTGGACCTGGGCGTGGCCCGGTCCCACTCCCGCCCGCACGTCTCGAACGACAACCCGTACAGCGAGGCCGCGTTCAAGACGTTGAAGTACGCCCCGGTCTTCCCCGAACGTTTCGGGTCCCTGGCCGACGCCGGCGCGTTCGCCGAGCAGTTCTTCGCCTACTACAACCACGAGCACCGCCACTCCGGCATCGGGCTGCACACTCCCGCCAGCGTCCACTACGGCACCGTCGGTCAGGTCCGCGCCCAACGCCAGTCCACCCTGGACGCTGCCTACGCCGCCCACCCCGAGCGGTTCGGCCACCGCCGACCCCAGGCGCCCAAGCTGCCCCAGGCCGCGTGGATCAACCAGCCCTCACAGGAGTCCCTCATACAGACCGCCTGA
- a CDS encoding aromatic ring-hydroxylating oxygenase subunit alpha, which produces MPDSVNIPRSYYRDEDALHQEYNKIFGQNWLFVGHETEIPAAGDYVTRRMGANPVIMSRTEDGDVHVMLNSCTHRGTELCKLSYGNTTTFRCGYHGWVFSPDGQLRGVPGPCASGWGETPALLTFALHGARSDQY; this is translated from the coding sequence GTGCCTGACTCAGTGAACATCCCACGCTCGTATTACCGGGACGAGGACGCGCTCCACCAGGAGTACAACAAGATCTTCGGCCAGAACTGGCTCTTCGTCGGTCACGAGACCGAGATCCCGGCGGCCGGTGACTACGTCACCCGCCGGATGGGCGCCAACCCGGTCATCATGTCCCGCACGGAGGACGGCGACGTGCACGTCATGCTCAACTCGTGCACCCACCGTGGCACCGAGCTGTGCAAGCTCTCCTACGGCAACACCACAACCTTCAGGTGCGGCTACCACGGGTGGGTTTTCAGCCCCGACGGCCAGCTCCGAGGCGTGCCCGGACCCTGTGCGTCAGGATGGGGTGAGACACCAGCACTGTTGACCTTCGCACTGCACGGGGCGAGATCGGATCAATACTGA
- a CDS encoding SDR family oxidoreductase: MRTPTSGARPTPSTRSSSRRCTGRPTRACGHGLRSEARGTSMKRTDRALNSSGRGVLVTGGCSGIGAAVARAHARLGDHVVVLDRDPPQGSLPADVIWVGGDVTTFEDNARAVQAVLDIAGRLDHFVGNAGIHDGGISFRDTSGAEIAEIAHAVLGVNVIGYLLGARAAVGALQESSGCMTFTLSDASYVVSGNGSGAIYSASKHGALGVVRHLAAELAPRVRVNAVAPGGVVTRLRATVPDGSSREIFDDPNDIERVIADFNPLGVVMTADELADLYLFLSSPQARGMTGEVLRPDGGLSVRTTTTSSSHEAHRNEGIPS, from the coding sequence ATGAGGACACCGACCAGTGGGGCACGTCCAACGCCTTCGACGAGGTCATCCTCAAGGAGATGCACGGGCCGACCGACCCGGGCCTGTGGACACGGGCTCCGTTCTGAGGCGCGAGGCACTTCGATGAAGCGTACTGATCGAGCTCTCAACTCTTCCGGTCGTGGCGTGCTGGTCACCGGCGGGTGCTCGGGCATTGGGGCCGCCGTGGCCCGGGCCCACGCCCGCCTCGGTGACCACGTCGTCGTCCTCGACCGGGACCCGCCGCAGGGTTCCTTGCCTGCGGACGTCATCTGGGTCGGCGGCGATGTCACCACGTTCGAGGACAACGCACGTGCGGTCCAGGCCGTGCTCGACATCGCGGGTCGGCTCGATCACTTCGTCGGCAACGCCGGCATCCACGACGGAGGGATCTCCTTCCGTGACACCTCCGGTGCCGAGATCGCCGAGATCGCTCATGCTGTGCTCGGGGTGAACGTCATCGGGTATCTGTTGGGTGCCCGTGCCGCCGTCGGGGCTCTCCAGGAGAGCTCCGGGTGCATGACGTTCACCCTGTCCGACGCCTCATACGTCGTGTCCGGTAACGGCTCCGGAGCCATCTACTCAGCGTCGAAGCATGGTGCGCTGGGTGTGGTGCGCCACCTGGCGGCCGAGCTGGCTCCACGCGTGCGGGTTAACGCCGTAGCCCCGGGCGGCGTCGTCACCCGACTGCGAGCCACCGTGCCGGACGGCTCCAGCCGCGAGATCTTCGACGACCCCAATGACATCGAACGCGTCATCGCTGACTTCAACCCGCTCGGCGTCGTCATGACTGCCGACGAACTCGCCGACCTGTACCTCTTCCTGAGCTCGCCTCAGGCGCGGGGTATGACGGGCGAGGTACTGAGGCCCGACGGTGGGCTCTCAGTCCGGACGACGACGACGTCGTCCTCACACGAAGCACACAGGAATGAAGGGATCCCATCGTGA
- a CDS encoding VOC family protein has protein sequence MTITHVRSVGIAVPELNAAREFYSRHWALEELDSDDDRLYLGAGSPENYVLRLRRAEHSSIDFVSLAVETAGEVDAYAQRVSAHPLATMVQEPAPRQDRGGGYGFQFFDCDGRLVEISADLELRPFYEVEPGERRPKKISHVVFNTPDLTKTHTFYQEALGFKISDWVENFFCFMRSSSIHHIVAFARSENTSLNHISFEVRGLDEFMRATGSMMRLGHKVLWGPGRHGAGDNTFSYFQDPQTGYVMEYTTALAEIDESHGWTPRVYSTSDEDTDQWGTSNAFDEVILKEMHGPTDPGLWTRAPF, from the coding sequence ATGACTATCACGCACGTTCGCAGTGTCGGAATCGCAGTGCCGGAGCTCAACGCCGCTCGGGAGTTCTACTCACGCCACTGGGCGCTGGAAGAGCTTGACAGTGACGATGACCGTCTCTACCTAGGTGCAGGCTCACCGGAAAACTATGTTCTGCGGCTGCGCCGCGCCGAGCACTCCAGCATCGACTTTGTCAGCCTCGCGGTGGAAACCGCGGGGGAGGTCGACGCCTATGCTCAGCGGGTCTCCGCGCACCCACTGGCGACCATGGTGCAGGAGCCCGCTCCACGTCAGGACCGTGGCGGCGGCTATGGCTTCCAGTTCTTCGACTGCGACGGTCGCCTGGTTGAGATCTCAGCCGACCTGGAGCTTCGACCGTTCTACGAGGTCGAGCCCGGCGAGCGCCGCCCGAAAAAGATTAGCCATGTGGTCTTCAACACCCCGGACCTGACCAAGACGCACACCTTCTACCAAGAGGCTCTGGGCTTCAAGATCTCGGACTGGGTGGAGAACTTCTTCTGCTTTATGCGCTCCAGCTCAATCCACCACATCGTGGCGTTTGCGCGGTCGGAGAACACCTCCCTGAACCACATCTCATTCGAGGTGCGCGGCCTCGATGAGTTCATGCGCGCCACGGGGTCCATGATGCGACTCGGGCACAAGGTGCTCTGGGGACCGGGTCGCCATGGCGCGGGGGACAACACCTTCTCCTACTTCCAGGATCCCCAAACCGGTTACGTCATGGAGTACACCACCGCGCTCGCCGAGATCGACGAGTCCCACGGCTGGACTCCCCGGGTCTACTCGACCAGCGATGAGGACACCGACCAGTGGGGCACGTCCAACGCCTTCGACGAGGTCATCCTCAAGGAGATGCACGGGCCGACCGACCCGGGCCTGTGGACACGGGCTCCGTTCTGA
- a CDS encoding NAD-dependent succinate-semialdehyde dehydrogenase: protein MFQMATATSTPTHHSIIGGAHVEGEGGTRAVIDPSREVPIAEVSLASIDQCRASVDTAARAQSDWAALPSRARSEILSRAYNLMVRDQEKLAELISMENGKALSDARGEAAYAAEFFRWFAEEAVRVRGDLRPSPSGHNWIAVSHEPIGVALLITPWNFPAAMATRKIAPALAAGCSVILKPATETPLAALFVAELLAEAGVPDGVVNVIVTSPAGPAVAAMLADRRVRAVSFTGSTEVGMVLLREAAGNVAKPSMELGGNAPFIVLDDADLDEAVEGFMLAKFRNGGSACTAANRIFVQSGVADEFVERITRRVEQLKVGPGLKDGTDIGAMVSRTERDRVAELVDQAVAEGATIRTGGTIPDGEGFFYTPTVLENVRPDSTIAQTEIFGPVAPIIRFDNVDEALAWANNTDAGLVAYVYTQGLTSGLVVSRRLEAGMVGLNRGLVSDPGAPFGGSKHSGLGREGSHDGILEFMETKYLATPYV from the coding sequence ATGTTCCAGATGGCAACCGCCACATCGACCCCGACCCACCACTCGATCATCGGCGGAGCCCACGTCGAGGGAGAGGGCGGCACCCGCGCGGTGATCGACCCCAGCCGTGAGGTTCCGATCGCCGAGGTCAGCCTCGCCTCGATCGACCAGTGCCGGGCCAGCGTCGACACGGCAGCCCGGGCACAGAGCGACTGGGCAGCGCTGCCGTCTCGGGCCCGCTCGGAGATCCTTTCCCGCGCCTACAACCTGATGGTCCGTGACCAGGAAAAGCTCGCCGAGCTCATCAGCATGGAAAACGGCAAGGCACTCTCCGACGCTCGCGGCGAGGCCGCATACGCGGCTGAGTTCTTCCGCTGGTTCGCCGAGGAGGCCGTGCGGGTGCGGGGCGACCTGCGCCCCTCACCCTCGGGCCATAACTGGATCGCGGTCTCCCACGAGCCGATCGGTGTCGCGCTGCTCATCACGCCGTGGAACTTCCCCGCAGCGATGGCGACGCGCAAGATCGCGCCAGCTCTCGCGGCCGGGTGCTCGGTCATCCTCAAGCCCGCGACCGAGACGCCCCTGGCCGCGCTGTTCGTCGCCGAGCTGCTCGCGGAGGCAGGCGTCCCGGACGGGGTGGTCAACGTCATCGTGACCTCTCCCGCAGGGCCTGCGGTCGCTGCCATGCTGGCCGACAGGCGGGTGCGGGCCGTGTCCTTCACCGGGTCGACCGAGGTCGGCATGGTCCTGCTCCGCGAGGCGGCCGGGAATGTCGCCAAGCCCTCCATGGAGCTCGGTGGGAACGCCCCGTTCATCGTCCTCGACGACGCCGACCTGGACGAGGCCGTGGAGGGGTTCATGCTGGCCAAGTTCCGCAACGGGGGGTCCGCCTGCACGGCGGCCAACCGCATCTTCGTCCAGAGCGGCGTCGCCGACGAGTTCGTCGAGCGCATCACCCGCCGTGTTGAGCAACTGAAGGTCGGCCCCGGGCTGAAGGACGGCACCGATATCGGGGCGATGGTCTCCCGGACCGAGCGCGATCGCGTCGCCGAGCTGGTCGACCAGGCTGTGGCAGAAGGCGCCACGATTCGCACCGGCGGAACCATCCCCGACGGCGAAGGCTTCTTCTATACGCCCACCGTGCTCGAGAACGTCCGGCCCGACAGCACCATCGCCCAGACCGAGATCTTCGGACCGGTCGCCCCCATCATCCGTTTCGACAACGTCGATGAGGCGTTGGCCTGGGCCAACAACACCGACGCCGGACTCGTTGCCTACGTCTACACCCAAGGCCTCACGTCCGGGCTGGTGGTCTCCCGTCGGCTGGAGGCCGGGATGGTGGGTCTAAACCGCGGCCTGGTTTCGGATCCGGGCGCACCCTTCGGCGGATCGAAGCACAGCGGTCTGGGACGCGAAGGATCGCACGACGGAATTCTGGAATTCATGGAGACGAAGTACCTCGCTACGCCCTACGTCTGA
- a CDS encoding ornithine cyclodeaminase, protein MITATDIQPLHISSEDIAQHVSWPLAIKAARVAALAAIEPDVELRRATLPIPGGWMRLMAASVPSAGVFGYKEFHLTADKSVRYCIKLFDVGTGRPLGIIDAALVTTLRTAATAAVAVEQIIGTRAPVRLAVVGSGAEALAGLEALHEVLSLESVTVTSRSAENRAAFVASARERTGLDVVAHASLAGAVQSADLVYSATNSGGRIVIDEADVASVPVIASIGSTLPNQRELGGRVLTTADRIVVDTDEVFDESGDALEAIALGLDRNRGEMLGHALFGTTTPDRGIRTVYKSIGSPLQDLILGAAIIEAAEQNDFGRRIDPLSAVKVNL, encoded by the coding sequence ATGATCACCGCCACCGACATCCAGCCGCTCCACATCTCCTCCGAGGACATCGCGCAGCACGTTTCCTGGCCGTTGGCGATCAAGGCAGCCCGGGTCGCTGCGCTCGCCGCGATTGAGCCCGACGTCGAACTGCGCCGCGCCACGCTTCCGATCCCTGGTGGCTGGATGCGGCTCATGGCTGCCTCCGTGCCTTCCGCCGGGGTCTTCGGCTACAAGGAGTTCCACCTCACCGCCGACAAGTCGGTGCGCTACTGCATCAAGCTCTTCGACGTCGGCACGGGACGCCCCCTCGGCATCATCGACGCCGCACTGGTCACCACCTTGCGGACCGCCGCCACGGCTGCGGTGGCGGTCGAGCAGATCATCGGGACCAGGGCCCCCGTACGGCTCGCCGTCGTCGGCTCAGGTGCAGAGGCTCTGGCCGGCCTTGAGGCGCTCCACGAGGTGCTGTCGCTCGAGTCGGTCACGGTGACGAGCCGCAGTGCGGAGAACCGCGCGGCATTCGTCGCCAGTGCCCGGGAGCGGACGGGTCTCGACGTGGTCGCCCACGCTTCCCTCGCGGGCGCGGTGCAGTCCGCGGACCTCGTGTACTCGGCTACCAACTCCGGCGGTCGCATCGTGATCGACGAGGCCGACGTCGCTTCGGTCCCCGTGATCGCGTCCATCGGCTCCACGTTGCCGAACCAGCGCGAGCTGGGCGGGAGGGTCCTGACCACGGCTGACCGGATCGTGGTCGACACCGACGAGGTCTTCGACGAGTCCGGGGACGCGCTGGAGGCGATCGCGCTTGGGCTAGACCGCAACCGCGGCGAGATGCTCGGCCACGCACTGTTCGGGACCACAACCCCGGACCGCGGCATCCGCACCGTGTACAAGTCCATCGGATCGCCCCTGCAGGATCTCATCCTGGGCGCGGCGATCATCGAAGCCGCCGAGCAGAACGATTTCGGTCGGCGGATCGACCCGCTCTCGGCAGTGAAGGTGAATCTGTGA
- a CDS encoding dihydrodipicolinate synthase family protein: MAKFAAGEARAWAMENLRGVNGCVMPSFTLDQSTLNEEAIRHDIRRERELGFTGFLIVAECGTTPEEFERFVEISVDEAGDDMVTIVQASAGTLADNVAVTQMAASKGVDLVMPSYPITFYPQDAAEVIDYTRAIADASDMGLIVFAMNLWNFTRLHPSGFAPDWLEEIVDTVPNVVAIKNEIGNFGVAGLAEVFWRLRDRVLVGDPLEVNAPAWIQAYGMPWMGTSNYEYFGDAIPRIHRMAHDEATRAEAMELYWRIDPARSATSSLMAEANGGTSFVHRLLWKYQGWLQGFNGGPVRSPHARLHDRQMVQLRNAAVASGLDVTDEPDASFFTGRIR; the protein is encoded by the coding sequence ATGGCGAAGTTTGCAGCCGGCGAAGCACGCGCTTGGGCGATGGAGAACCTACGAGGCGTGAACGGTTGTGTCATGCCCTCGTTCACCCTGGACCAGTCCACGCTGAACGAGGAGGCGATCCGGCACGACATCCGGCGCGAGCGGGAACTGGGCTTCACCGGGTTCCTCATCGTGGCCGAGTGCGGGACGACCCCCGAGGAGTTCGAGCGTTTCGTCGAGATCTCCGTGGACGAGGCGGGCGATGACATGGTCACGATCGTCCAGGCGTCGGCAGGCACGCTGGCCGACAACGTCGCGGTCACCCAGATGGCTGCCAGCAAGGGCGTCGACCTGGTGATGCCCTCCTACCCGATCACGTTCTACCCCCAGGACGCTGCCGAGGTGATCGACTACACGCGAGCCATCGCCGACGCCAGCGACATGGGGCTGATCGTCTTCGCGATGAACCTGTGGAACTTCACGCGGCTGCACCCGTCCGGGTTCGCCCCCGACTGGCTGGAGGAGATCGTCGACACGGTCCCCAACGTTGTGGCGATCAAGAATGAGATCGGCAACTTCGGCGTCGCTGGCCTGGCCGAGGTCTTCTGGCGCCTGCGCGACCGCGTCCTGGTGGGTGATCCCCTAGAGGTGAACGCTCCCGCGTGGATCCAGGCCTACGGGATGCCGTGGATGGGCACCTCGAACTACGAGTACTTCGGCGATGCCATCCCGCGCATCCACCGGATGGCCCATGACGAGGCCACCCGGGCGGAGGCCATGGAGTTGTACTGGCGGATCGACCCCGCCCGGTCGGCGACCAGCTCCCTGATGGCCGAGGCGAACGGTGGCACGTCCTTCGTGCACCGGCTGCTGTGGAAATACCAGGGCTGGCTCCAGGGCTTCAACGGAGGCCCCGTCCGCAGCCCGCACGCCCGCCTGCACGACCGGCAGATGGTCCAGCTGCGGAACGCGGCCGTGGCCTCCGGGCTCGACGTGACCGACGAGCCGGATGCCAGCTTCTTCACGGGACGGATCCGTTGA
- a CDS encoding ferredoxin — protein sequence MKVEIVKSKCQAYGNCADEAPELFVLDAGGYAEVVGDGTVPADQVNEARSAVKSCPARALLEIN from the coding sequence ATGAAGGTCGAGATCGTGAAGTCAAAGTGCCAGGCCTATGGCAACTGCGCGGACGAGGCACCAGAGCTGTTCGTCCTGGATGCCGGCGGCTACGCCGAGGTCGTCGGAGACGGGACCGTTCCCGCGGACCAGGTCAACGAGGCCCGCAGCGCGGTGAAGAGCTGCCCCGCGCGAGCACTCCTAGAGATCAACTGA